The genome window ATGGatataaacatattaatatgATATGGATATTATAGAACAAGAACATAAAATAGGTATTTGAATGGCATATAATCtgctttgttgttgttgttgttgtggaaTTGAGAGGGAAATTGATATAAGGTAAACTGTTACACCTGTACTTCTTTCCTCGTTCCAACAAATAAAAGTAACCTGGGGAGTGCAGCCTCCTTGCAGAAAGGcttaattgttttcttttgaAAAGATGTGCTTGCAATTTTCAGTAAGGGCCAATTATACTTTATTTTGAAATCAACTTTTTATGGGAGTGGcccttttatattttgatgctcCAGCATATTTATCTTTGAATTCTCATCTTAACTACTAACCTACTTATCATCTTTTGGACGCtttgtttctttattattgAATACTCATGGCCATAAATAATAGCAGCTTTGGCCATTGAAATTTTTACTTTTCAACTTCATGACTTTTACACATAAATCTTGGCCTGTTGGTCATACTTATCTACTTCCATTCAGCCTTCATTCTATGATTAGTTCATCTTCTTTCCTTGTGAAGAACAGAAACTAGGTGTTAAATGTGTGTACTCCAAGGTACATTTATGCTCTTAACAACACCTTTTCTCTAGTGTTATTGATTTTGAAACAGTTCTTTTACTCCTCTTTAGTTCTATTTAGTTCAAACTCCTTGTCTAAACTAGATCTCCAGAATTCCATTTTTTGATTTACCCCTTCTCTAGGTCATGAACTGATGGAAACTATGTTATAGTATGGAGTACTATAATTGAATGAGcattccatttcttcttcttcttcttctttttttattttattttatttattttttatttatttttaagcaTCACTACTACTCTTTTTGGAACTAGCTGATATATCTTTTTCATTGCATGCCATTTCAGTGAATATTTCACTAAAAAGTGATAGAATTAATCCTCCATCTTGTGTACTTTAACCACTTAGCTGGGCTATATATCTTCCTAATTGTGGTGGAGAGAAGCCTGTACTTTCTAGGTCAGTGTGCACATGAATGTGTGGATAGACCAATTTCTGAACTACAACATGTGAAGGGGCATCTCTCTTGCTGGGATGTCCATTAACATAGTAATAAGAAACGAAAATGAAAATACCATTTATTCTCGGTTGTTCTTGGTTCTTTTGGAGAAACAATTAGGGGATGGGGAATTCTCAAGTTACGGTTGATTAGAATGAACCAAAAAGATTACTGGCTGTGTGTATGGAGTGGTATAAACTAGAATGAATTACACTTGTTTGCTATCTTAGCCTCTTTTGTTCCTTCCactatttaattttgtttttgcagGTGGCTGAGAGGGCCTTGTTTTTATGGAACAATGATCACATTGAGAACTTAATCAAACAAAATCGCAAAGTTATACTGCCAATTATCTTCCCCGCATTGGAGAAAAATTCAAGAACCCACTGGAATCAAGCAGTGCAAAGTTTGACACTAAATGTCCGCAAACTCTTCTCTGATATTGACGCTGAACTTTTTGAGGAGTGCTTGCACAAATTTCAGGAAGATGAATCCCGCGAGCAAGAGATAAAAATGAAACGTGAAGCAACTTGGAAGCGTCTAGAAGAAATTGCTGGGATAAAAGCTGCAAGTAACGAACCAGTTCTCGTCTCCCACAGGGTGGCCCCTCGTGCAACATCTGGCTAAAGACTTGGGAATCCTATTTTGTCACTAGCGCTTCATTGTACTGACTGGCATGATGACTGAGGATGTGAATCATGAACAAGGGATGCCGATTTATCATAACAAGAATCACACTCTCTTCGTTCATGGTATCGTAATGCCTGACATTCTTCGGTTTCACCAGTCACACTCGAGGTGAATGGAACACTATGTTGGATATGAACTACCTCTCCCCGATTTGGACACGAGGGCTGTACATATGGAATTGGGTGGAAATAGTTTCTCAAGATTTTATAGTCTGAACACCTAGCTTGAATTAATTTGGATAGTAAACTAAATGTGGCATTCTCTTTGTTTGTCTAGAAAAGAAAGGGCTTCATTTTGCAGGTCCCCCTCTCTAGATAATTTTGCATGTAGTTTCATTTGTGTACTCTTAATCTGCAGTTCTATATCTGTACCATCATAATAAGTTTAAAAAATGCTGCCTGCCTCCTGCTGCTGCTTCAGATTAATCTGAAAAAAATCTAATTCTAGAGAAGAGATAAAATGCCAAGTCCCTTTAAACCTTCTATTCTGGGCAATTGAGAAAATTGTTCAAAGTTTCAGACTTTATAGCCGGGAATCAGCTAAACATGCTGTGTTGTGTAGGGTCATACATAATAATTCCAAGATTTCCAGGCTGTGTTCCATGCTGATATCCTATGCAACTGATACAGTAGCAATTATTGAGAATGAAGAGTGGACATTAGTTGGCATGATACACAATGATTATGTCCATTAATGTGTTTGGAGTATCATTATAGGAATGATTCTAAGACTTGATGTTTCTTTTTGCATTCATTATCCGTTATCAGTTGATGATGATGTAGAACATAGTACTTCTCTAAATTATTAGGCAAGTCAATAGCGTTCTCGATACGATCTAAATTTAGTTTAAGTactattcataattttaatacGACGAATTCTCtataagaattaaattttttatgtttaggtGCTCGTAACTTTATGGTATTTGTCACTCTTTTTGAAATTACTGGAATCAGAATTCCTTATAACAAAATTAACCCATTTAATCAAGTACAGTAAAATTTAGCTTAAGCCGGCTTAGTTTTCTTTGGTCTCTTTCAGTAAACTATTCAATCCGATCTGCTTCTTCTCCGGCACCAGTACCAGCGGCGCACCACTGCGAATTGTGATCTGATTAGGCCTCACTACCTTGTTAAGAAAGTCTCATGGTGTTTCTATCGGATTAGGCATCTTTTAGATCTCACGACGCATCATATTTTTGCACTCCCGCTTTTCTTTTTTTCGAGCTTCCGTCTTTTTTCTGGAAAGGCAATCTTTTCTACCACTCTTCTAGCTCACTCTTTCCTTTTGCTGGATCTCCCCGATCAGGTACATTTTAGATCTATTTTAGTTCCAACGTTTTGAGTAGACAGTGATGTTTTGCCCGAGTTTAAAGTTAAAAGaggatttatattttttctatcagGGATGAAGTAATTTGATTGGTTCGAGTATGAGAATGCCAGGCTTAAGAGCGAAGCTGAAAGTTGCTGCTTTGGTAATCTTTGTTTTGTGGATATGTCTTGCTGCACTGTACAGTCTCACAAAGCCGATATCCAATGGCTGTATTATGACTTACATGTATCCTACTTATATCCCCGTTTCCGCGCCGGAGAATGTGTCGTCCACCAAGTATGGATTGTACCTGTACCATGAAGGATGGAAAAAGATTGATTTTGATGAGCACCTCAAGCAGCTTTCTGGGATTCCTGTTCTTTTTATCCCTGGCAATGGTGGAAGCTACAAACAGGCAATTTACCCCTTCTTACCTGGTTACAACTTTCAGTGGCACTTTTTGCAATCTCATTGCTATTTGTGTGGTTGAATTTTTCTGATGCCTGCTCAAGGTTTCAATTAAATTGATTGTTAAACCTTATTTGCCTTCCAAATGACAACTGAGTGTTTATATATCTGCACCCCTAATGATTGTTTTGGAAGCCCATCTTTTTATGTTCTCCTCAGTTTAATGTTcatgtaaaataattttctgtTGCATTAGTAGTTTATTAGGAGACTCTGAATGTCGAGGTCAGTTCTAAATTATTGGCTCCCCCTTTCCTTCCAAATGTATGGACTTACAGGTGAGATCCCTAGCTGCAGAATCTGACAGGGCTTATCAAGGGGGCCCTCTCGAGCAGTCATTTTACCAAGAAGCCTTTCAGAGTCTGGGAGGTGGTGTTCAACTTGACGCTGGGAGTGTTCTGTTGCCTAGCCAGTATGCAAGTATGCTTGACTGGTTTGCTGTGGACCTTGAAGGTGAACACTCTGCCATGGATGGTCGGATACTTGAAGAGCACACAGAATATGTTGTATATTCCATTCACAGGGTATTGCTTTTTTCATATTCTAATCCCTGGATGCCATGTTAACAATGGAGCGTAGTACTCCTTGAGCAAAACTAAAGGATATACAATCCTGTCTTCTTTCTCTTTATCAGAACGGATGCTGGGTCCCAAAATATGTGTTCAATACTTCTCATGCTAGTGTTATATGCAGTAATTTTCTGTTCCACTCCACTCCACTCCACCTTGGCTAAAGTTTTTGCCCTTTTGATATTCATTACTGCTTATGACTTGAAGTTCTATTTTACTCAAAGgggaaattttgaatttttagtaGAAAAGAGAAGTCATAAGCAATCTTTAGAAGAGATGCACTTCTCTTTTCACTTAAAATACTTTGCGTGTCATTCTAACCACTGCTTCCCTGCCCCCAAAGTATGCAAGCCATCATTATTGAATACTCCTTGTTCTCCCCTTCCAGAACTATCAATGTGTTCCTGTGCTTGGATTCAATTTTCAGGCTATTATATATCCCCTCCCAGCTTCTGTATTTCTCTATTATTAGTTTTAACTGTTATattgttcttttatttttaagattttGGACCATTATAAAGACATTCGCGATGCTCGAGTTAAGGAAGGTGCCACTGTATCTAGGAGTCTTCCAAGAAGTGTTATATTAGTTGGTCATTCCATGGGTGGCTTTGTTGCTAGAGCTGCAATTGTCCATCCACATTTGAGGAAATCTGCTGTTGAAACTGTCCTGACACTTTCAACTCCTCACCAGTATATTGCTGCTTCTTGAAAAATTTATCTTGATTGCAAACCATCCATGctatgtaaaataaatatatggttTCTCTATCCAGGTCACCTCCTGTCGCATTGCAACCATCCCTTGGTCACTATTATGCACATGTTAATAATGAATGGAAGAAAGGATATGAGATCCAAACTTCTAGGTCTGGACATTATCTGTCTGATCCATTGCTGTCTCGTGTTGTTGTGATCTCCATTTCTGGCGGTTATAATGATTACCAGGTATTCACATCAATAGGTCTTGCATTAAGTTTCAGAgtgattttattttcctttatttgtttgtttgcctataattctataaaagtataaattctTTCACAAACAaactgaaatattttctttaatccCCTTTTGAATAGTATATTAGCCTTAGTATTAGATGGATAAAGAACATTCCAATTTGAGCATTGAATATGGGGCTTTCATGCTCctgagttatttatttatttattttgaggcAATTTTTTGGGATGCAAACACAAGAAGGGAGTTATGCATAAATTATGCTATCCTGTTCTTGCACTACCATCATATAATTTGAcacaaaataattttgtaaaccTTTTCTTTTTGATGGACTCTTTATTAATGTCTAGCACTTGTGCAAGTTGCTTCACTTTATGGTTGCTATTGACTTCCATGATTCTTAATTGTAGGTGCGGGCAAAATTAGAGTCCCTTGATGGCATTGTCCCTCCCACCCATGGCTTTATGATTAGTAGTACAAGCATGAAGAATGTCTGGTTGTCAATGGAGCACCAAGTTATACTGTGGTGTAATCAGCTTGTTGTGCAAGTGAGTAATGTTTCTCATGTGAATCCATATTGCTTTCCTAACACAGATTCTAAATGCTCGATCAACTTTTCAGGTGTCACACACTCTACTTAGTTTGATCGATGAGGAGACCAGTCAACCCTTCCCAGATGCACAAAGAAGACTTGCAATTTTCACAAAGATGCTTCAAAGTGCAATACCTCCAAATTTTAACTGGGTGCAGCAACCACCATTACCCCGACAATTAGGTCATGTCTCTTCTGGTAATGGAAAAACTAATTATGGTATTTGTATTCTAAGCCCTCGTAACTATTGAAAAATCATATGGGATGCTAACTTAATTTTTGCTGAGTATGTATTGTTATACTTTTATCCATGATAGTGTTGGTTGGAGGTGCCCCATTGACGCTTTAAATTGAAAACTAATGGATCTTATCGACACTCCATTTTTTGGACTTGCAATAATAGTTTCCAAAATGATGGggaaattttttgaaaatgctGTGAACTTTACTTTTGATGCAACCATCTTGAAGAAGGCTTTTATGGAATTTATCTTCCCTCACAAATTCCAATTGATTTGTATTTGATGGTTTTGTGGTGAAAGAAATTACTAATTAGTGATACTCTGCTTCTGGACTCTCATTATTCTCTAATTCTAATAAAAAGTTGGACCATAttattaattgatcttttgggATGTAGGATCTGAAGGTAGTAATTATGCTTGTCCTAGTAATACCCATTGGAGTGATGATGGACTGGAAAGGGATCTATACATTGAAACAACCACTGTGACCATTTTAGCAATGGATGGAAGGAGGCGCTGGCTGGATATTCAGAAATTGGTTAGCTCAATTTATAGTTTAACTGCAACTTATTTGGCTCATCTTTAACATGAACTTACTGCAtagtcattttcttttttactatAAAAAATTGCATATATACTTGTGGTCAAGGTTACTTTAATGTTTGTTCCAGTTTTTCCTCTGAGAGCTTTCACACATGCAACCTGTATCATAAACTTTAGTTGTTGATTTATTATAATCCCTATGACCACTCTCTTTGAATACTCAGGGAGCAAATGGAAAAACCCACTTTGTTTTTGTCACTAATCTGTCTCCTTGTTCTGGGGTAAGACTACACCTTTGGCCTGAGAAAGGAACTTCAACTTCTGATTTATCTGTTAATAAACGGATCTTAGAAGTCACATCTAAGATGGTAAATATTCCATCAGGACCTGCTCCAAGGCAGGTATTTACTCTTGCAAACTCTTCTTTTTGCGTAAAGTTCTGCATAAATGGTAGCTAATTTTTCCTGAAACATTTATTTAATAGATTGAACCAGGCAGTCAAACTGAGCAAGCGCCTCCTTCTGCCATTTTATGGTTGCATCCAACTGATATGCATGGCTTCCGATTTCTGACAATATCAGTGGCACCTCGCCAGGTATTCATCTTCCGTGACTTTGAGAATATGCTTTAACCTTTGGTAGTCTCTGAGTGCTTGTTTTTCTTTGATTCAATTGTTtagaaaatatcaataaatcattaaaatatgAAGTTTTTTCTTACCTTTTGAATATTCTTATTGTTTGATTCTGTATGTTCATACAGTAACTTTCTGATGCTCAGACTGTTTCAGGAAGACCACCACCAGCCGCTTCCATGGGTGTTGGGCAATTCTTTAATCCTGATGAAGGGAAAATAGAAGTGTCTCCTCAATCAGTGATTCCTATGATATACACTCAAAAGGTTAGTAACTTAGTATTTCTAAGGTTCATTTCATGAACTGGATAATCCAGCAGACAGCAGTCATGGATATTTTCTAAGTTTAATTTTGGATCTGTTGCGGAATGACTTCAATTCTGCAGGACATTCAATTGAAGGAAGATCATCCTCTTGCAATCAATATGTTGTTCTCCATTAGCTTAGGCCTTTTGCCTGTTACATTGTCTGTCAAAACCACTGGCTGTGGGATACAAAAGTCAGCATTCTCAGTTGATGAGCCAGGAGACATGGAAATTAGCAGTAAGGACCCCTCTCCTCCCCTGCCCCACCATTTTCTCCTTTGCAATGAAAAAAGAAACCTTTCTATGCCTTCTtccaattttatatttatttactattaGGAAGTCGGTATGCTTTTTTCGGGTGATGGTGAATAATTGATCAATAAGCAAGTTCTATTGTCCAATGTACCTGTTTTAAATTATACAGAGAAAGTCAAGAAAACCTTTCAGATGCATGCTGTATGCATTCATTTTATGTCAAACTTACTGTGAAGATGACTGATACCTAAAATGAAATAAGTTTTCAGTTCAAGTTTTGAGTTCACTTTTGTGCTTTTTGTATTAAATATCCTTCTCATGCAAACTCTCATTCTCTGAAAATGCAGAGCTTTGTAAGCTCCGGTGCTTCCCGCCTGTAGCTATGGCATGGGATGCCACATCTGGACTTCATGTTTTTCCTAATTTGTACTCCGAAACTATTATGGTGGATTCCTCTCCAGGGACCTGGAGTTCGAACTCAGAGTCAGAGAAGACAAATGTATTGTTGTTGGTAAGATAACTGAACCAGTGGTCATTTTGTGGCTCTATTTTTATACCTTCAAGGCTTTAATCATAAGATTTGTTGCACACATGTCTTGCAGATTGACCCACACTGTTCATATAGAACGAGTATTGATGTCCCTGTCACTGTTGCTGCTGGaagatttttacttttatatttttctcaGGTGATATCACATTCCTTAATGTTTGATGTCATTTAGAACTTCCTTCaaatgattgtttttttttttgagtaccccTTCAAATGTAGTTTGTGATATGACTATTATTGATTGTCACTGTGGggaaaaaatcaaattgatgctAAAGCAAACTAAACATAGCTAGTAGACAATAATTTAAAGATTATAATTTTTCCCCCATCCTACTCCTGGATGCCTTTTATCAGTTTATTCACTCCATTACTTTGGCTTTTAAATTTGGATTTTTGAGGTTGCTGCATTAAACTTCCACTGTGCTTTGACTTATAAGTGTTTGGTGTTATGTGCTGCAGATCATTGGTTTTTCAATTGCTGTTATCTTTTTCGCTTTGATGAGGCAAGCATATGCCTGGGAGCTTGACCTGCCCATTCCTTCGCTTCTTTCAGCCATAGAGTCAAATATGAGACTGCCATTGCCATTTATCCCTCTAGCCCTAGTTCCCATTTTACTTGCTTTGCTACTTTCTTACCTATACTCTCAACCACTTCCTTCAGTCATAAGTTTCATTATCACCTCAACAGTTTGTTATTTATTTGCAAATGGGTTGATGATGGTGCTGATAACGATCTCCCTGTCAGTGTTCTATATAGCTGCAACAATACATGCTTTTGTCAAGAAACGGTTAGTGACTTTATGTATATGAATGTACTTATCACTCTTTAACACATTCTCTAATACGTAGTAATTTTTACTTGTATATTGCTCTTTTCTTGATAAGTATGTGTATTACTTGCtgttgaataaaaaaaaacacaaacattACAACTTGCAATAAGAACATTCAGCTAAAACAATGAGCTAATGATTTACAGGTGGCAAACATTGGAAAACAATTGGTGTTTTCACTTTGTTCATTGGTTTCTGAATCTTTCCTATGCTGTTTTGTCATCTAAggtaatatttcattttcattcaatAAGTATAAAACAGGATTCAATTTGTTTGAGTACAGATTAATATGAAACAAGAGTGGTTTTGTTTTCATGTTCAGAAATGAAATTGATTAGTCAAAAGTTTCAAGTTCTTGTAATCTTTGCAGCTGAGTTTCTAGACTCCATCAAACAcacttgtttttttaattacttaatgattaaaattcaaaattgaaaatcatATTAATTGATGATTTGATATGATCTTTTATGCATTAAGCAGGTGGTGAGGATAGTAGCATCCAATCCTTCACTTGTTATTGCACTGGTTGCTTCTACACTTGTGTGCTTTGTTCATCCTGCATTGGGTCTATTTTTGTTGCTGTTGTCTCATGCTGTCTGTTGTCACAATGCTCTGTCAAGGTACATTCCAAGCCAAGGCTTCTCTTTCCTGATACTAGGGGCTTGGCTTCACTAAAAACACTTGTTCTTTTTGTAAACAGTTTTTTAATGGCCTCATTTCGCAGCCATATACAAACTAAGGAGTTGAGAGGGTCTGGAAATGAACAATTGAATAAATCGAGGCAGCCTATACCCAAGTATAATGGTGAAACAAGCAAGCATGTTCCTCTGAAGGAAAATAGCCCCACTGGCCTGGAGAATGTGAAAAGCTATGCTGACACACAACTAGAAATATTCCACCACCGACACGGCCTGCTTATCTTGCATCTGCTTGCAACACTAATGTTTATTCCCTCACTCGTGGCTTGGCTTCAGGTATgtagtgatttttattttatttatacaattgACATGGATCCAAGAACCATGCTTTGTGCGTATTCATATATTGGCTTCTTCACTTATGCAGAGGATCGGCGTTGGTCAGAGCTTTCCATGGTTTTTGGACTCCATACTCTGTATTGGTGTTCTGCTTCACGGCATTTGTGACTCAAGGCCCGAGTTTAacttcttctttccttttccGGGCTTTCAAGGGTGGGAGATAAAACTCAGCTTGGCATATCTTCTGGCTGGATATGCATCATGTCTTTGTGGTCTGGCCTTGGCTCCTTATGGCACATTTTATGCCATGGCCAGCATTGGGGTTATTTCGTTTGCTTTCAGGATCATACAGAGGAGGAACAGGGAGAAGGGGGAGACTTACTACCGCAGCCGAAAGCATTCTCATAGACACTGACAGGTTCTTTTAAAGTGTGATTTCTTGAATATTTGGAGTTGCACAGCTGTATACCCATTGTTCAATATAATTCATGTATGTTGTATTAGGATTTCATAGTTTCATGCCAAAATTTTGCCATGCTAAATGAGTTGAACTAGCGGATTACTTGTTTTTCTCACTAATCCATGTAATCAATCAGTTGCGTGTTAGGACATTAATTGTGCTGTACTGACTTGACTTGTATCTTCCACATATAAATGCAGAATCTACCTATCTTTACTAATGGCTTATTACAGAACAGATTTGTGATTGCAAGCAAATGCTCTGTCTAGTCTTGTTGCTCATCTTCTTGCCACGGCAACCTGTGGGTGTTTGAGTCGGTGAATGTTCGCAGGACTTGATCCCTTAGGCTTTTGTCTGTAACCTCACAAAACCGGGTGTGCCAGTCTGCCGGCTCAACCGCTCTGGTTCCTAACCCCGGGGCTCGGTCTTTAGACCCTGCATTTCGATCTTGTTGCCAGTCCGACACATATGTAGCAACCCTCCTATGAAACTTCTCCTTGAACACTTGCCAAACCTGGTACTTGTAGTGGTTCACCACCATCACATTTCTATCTATGTTCCCAGATTTGTATCCCCGGCTGAGCCGAAAATGGTGCACCACGTTCATCAATGTAGGATCCAACGCCTCCGGTCTCACTATGCTCTTATGCCTCTCCGGGTAAGCCAGTCGACACGTGTACCCAACTGTGACACCTTCTATAGGGACCTCTTTGAGCCCTGACGGACCAAAGCTATGACACGGTACACGTAACTCTGCAATGCCGCTAGTTTGCCGTGTCAAAACCTCTTGTATTGACGTGTTTTTAGACAAATAAAGGAATTCATCCACGTCTATAAACCCGACCCACTCGCACAAGTCTCTTGCCCGAAGCGCACAATGGGCAAACCCAGCCTCTTGAGTTTTGATCCAAGGCCACACATGTCGCGAAATGTTATAATGTTCCCCTAGTGAGTTGAGTATGTCTTCAATGTTGTCGTCGCTATTGTTGTCGTAGATGAACCATCGTTGCACCCCTATCTCAGCATGGTACATTATCCATTCTCGTAAGAATCGAGCTTGATTCTTTAACATGGTACACACGCACATTCTGTGCTCTTTCCTATCCGTCGGGCTGGGCTTTAGTCTAACTTGGGGCCGGGCTATAGAGTCCAACGGTCCCTTCCCAACCTTTCTAACTGAAACCTTAATGGGATCATTTCCGAATCTCAGCGGGCTGTTCATGTTCAGTACGCTCAAAGGTGTTTTACACCGTACGATTTCCTGGGCAATAGATACGACGTAGGAATGTAGCATGAGTTTTGGGTTCTTGAAATCCCAACCGTACACGCATCTAAATTTGGTTGGGTCAGACACCTTCCCACCCCTTAGATTAAAGCCCTTCACAAACACAACTGTGGTGTTGTCCCAGTCGATGATTGCCTCGTACGCCAGTGAGTCCCACTTGTATGTGGGCCCTGCTAGTGCTGGAAGCTGGTTATCTCTCGTCTTTTTCACAGCGAGGGAGACCTGAGTGCCACGTGGAGGAGGCTGGCACCTTACGATCTGGCGGCCCGAATACTGATCGTCAACTGACTTTGGAGGAGCCTCCGATGACGACGGCGAAGAAGAGTCTGGAGACGTGTAAACGCAGCTGAGCTCCTCTTTTGTAAATAACCGGGTTGAAGAAGGGTATTTTAGGAAAAAGAGCGCCTCGTCCGGCGAAATGACGGcttctggaattaactccacTGAATTCTCCGGTGCATCGCCGGGGATCACTCCCATCGCAGATGCACTCCACGTCGTCACTAACCGTGGACAAAACCCTGTTCAATGAtttaatattcaattatatattaactCACCCTACCTTCACGCAACAAAAATCTATTCAATCTTAGCTTTACAAAAAAAAGTtgatcttttaataaaaaagaaaactatATAGACAACGAAGTTAATTAAAGCTTAATCACAGAGATGATGAAAGTACGTACCTAGGAAGAAGAGGCGACTAGTGGAGAAAGCAAagccggagaagaagagaagaataagaagaagagtGGAACAGATGAAAAAGTTGCATGGCTTTACTGGTATAGACGACAACGACGATCCTTTTTTGCAATCTTTCATCGCCGACGATGAATCCACCAACTGATCTTTCCGATGATCTCCTCTTACGTTAATggatatatgtgtatatacatacaaattGAATAAACCTATTATTTGTGCGTAGTTGTGGttataataactattattataaGATAGTTGTGGTGgcttaattatatttgtgtttttaatgAAGTGGTGAGTCTTATATTGTATGATGAATATCACTATCAGAATAAATAGGCCACCATTAGTAGCACTGCACGCAGCAGTTTTTGAAGTGGTCTCTCcttatatattcttccctatcTCCATCTAAAAGCAAAGTCTCCTACGATCCGGTCggtttattattttaacattttcttgTTATGTAGTTTTCTGTTTTTTTGGAGTacagtttcatatatattaatattactgTGTACCCGAAGACCTGCAAGTCATTCTAGCTTGTATGTACAAGGAAATGAAGTTAGCAGAAATTGAGGGAGACGGCGAGATGAGATGAGGTTGTTGACATGTTACTTTCCTTTCGAATTTGCATAATCAATACCTAGCTAATAAGGCTTGTCAGTATAAAATTTGA of Ipomoea triloba cultivar NCNSP0323 chromosome 3, ASM357664v1 contains these proteins:
- the LOC116014280 gene encoding uncharacterized protein LOC116014280 isoform X1; translated protein: MRMPGLRAKLKVAALVIFVLWICLAALYSLTKPISNGCIMTYMYPTYIPVSAPENVSSTKYGLYLYHEGWKKIDFDEHLKQLSGIPVLFIPGNGGSYKQVRSLAAESDRAYQGGPLEQSFYQEAFQSLGGGVQLDAGSVLLPSQYASMLDWFAVDLEGEHSAMDGRILEEHTEYVVYSIHRILDHYKDIRDARVKEGATVSRSLPRSVILVGHSMGGFVARAAIVHPHLRKSAVETVLTLSTPHQSPPVALQPSLGHYYAHVNNEWKKGYEIQTSRSGHYLSDPLLSRVVVISISGGYNDYQVRAKLESLDGIVPPTHGFMISSTSMKNVWLSMEHQVILWCNQLVVQVSHTLLSLIDEETSQPFPDAQRRLAIFTKMLQSAIPPNFNWVQQPPLPRQLGHVSSGSEGSNYACPSNTHWSDDGLERDLYIETTTVTILAMDGRRRWLDIQKLGANGKTHFVFVTNLSPCSGVRLHLWPEKGTSTSDLSVNKRILEVTSKMVNIPSGPAPRQIEPGSQTEQAPPSAILWLHPTDMHGFRFLTISVAPRQTVSGRPPPAASMGVGQFFNPDEGKIEVSPQSVIPMIYTQKDIQLKEDHPLAINMLFSISLGLLPVTLSVKTTGCGIQKSAFSVDEPGDMEISKLCKLRCFPPVAMAWDATSGLHVFPNLYSETIMVDSSPGTWSSNSESEKTNVLLLIDPHCSYRTSIDVPVTVAAGRFLLLYFSQIIGFSIAVIFFALMRQAYAWELDLPIPSLLSAIESNMRLPLPFIPLALVPILLALLLSYLYSQPLPSVISFIITSTVCYLFANGLMMVLITISLSVFYIAATIHAFVKKRWQTLENNWCFHFVHWFLNLSYAVLSSKVVRIVASNPSLVIALVASTLVCFVHPALGLFLLLLSHAVCCHNALSSFLMASFRSHIQTKELRGSGNEQLNKSRQPIPKYNGETSKHVPLKENSPTGLENVKSYADTQLEIFHHRHGLLILHLLATLMFIPSLVAWLQRIGVGQSFPWFLDSILCIGVLLHGICDSRPEFNFFFPFPGFQGWEIKLSLAYLLAGYASCLCGLALAPYGTFYAMASIGVISFAFRIIQRRNREKGETYYRSRKHSHRH
- the LOC116014280 gene encoding uncharacterized protein LOC116014280 isoform X2, whose protein sequence is MRMPGLRAKLKVAALVIFVLWICLAALYSLTKPISNGCIMTYMYPTYIPVSAPENVSSTKYGLYLYHEGWKKIDFDEHLKQLSGIPVLFIPGNGGSYKQVRSLAAESDRAYQGGPLEQSFYQEAFQSLGGGVQLDAGSVLLPSQYASMLDWFAVDLEGEHSAMDGRILEEHTEYVVYSIHRILDHYKDIRDARVKEGATVSRSLPRSVILVGHSMGGFVARAAIVHPHLRKSAVETVLTLSTPHQSPPVALQPSLGHYYAHVNNEWKKGYEIQTSRSGHYLSDPLLSRVVVISISGGYNDYQVRAKLESLDGIVPPTHGFMISSTSMKNVWLSMEHQVILWCNQLVVQVSHTLLSLIDEETSQPFPDAQRRLAIFTKMLQSAIPPNFNWVQQPPLPRQLGHVSSGSEGSNYACPSNTHWSDDGLERDLYIETTTVTILAMDGRRRWLDIQKLGANGKTHFVFVTNLSPCSGVRLHLWPEKGTSTSDLSVNKRILEVTSKMVNIPSGPAPRQIEPGSQTEQAPPSAILWLHPTDMHGFRFLTISVAPRQTVSGRPPPAASMGVGQFFNPDEGKIEVSPQSVIPMIYTQKDIQLKEDHPLAINMLFSISLGLLPVTLSVKTTGCGIQKSAFSVDEPGDMEISKLCKLRCFPPVAMAWDATSGLHVFPNLYSETIMVDSSPGTWSSNSESEKTNVLLLIDPHCSYRTSIDVPVTVAAGRFLLLYFSQIIGFSIAVIFFALMRQAYAWELDLPIPSLLSAIESNMRLPLPFIPLALVPILLALLLSYLYSQPLPSVISFIITSTVCYLFANGLMMVLITISLSVFYIAATIHAFVKKRWQTLENNWCFHFVHWFLNLSYAVLSSKVVRIVASNPSLVIALVASTLVCFVHPALGLFLLLLSHAVCCHNALSSHIQTKELRGSGNEQLNKSRQPIPKYNGETSKHVPLKENSPTGLENVKSYADTQLEIFHHRHGLLILHLLATLMFIPSLVAWLQRIGVGQSFPWFLDSILCIGVLLHGICDSRPEFNFFFPFPGFQGWEIKLSLAYLLAGYASCLCGLALAPYGTFYAMASIGVISFAFRIIQRRNREKGETYYRSRKHSHRH